Proteins from one Pseudomonas sp. KBS0710 genomic window:
- a CDS encoding DeoR/GlpR family DNA-binding transcription regulator, protein MLNQPRLDEIMLMLTQHQRVKASDLAQALFVSEETIRRDFKYLEEAGKLRRIHGGAILPRLNEEQPLQVRTRIKAQAKNRMAACAAKLVSEGMVLFLDTGTSTLALAQQLIGFSQLRIITNSLDIAQLITQQSSNQVLVVPGDVRRNDNALIGAHTLEFVRQFHYDIAFMGIGAVDLQLGFMDYQEPEALLRRTLTQHCLRSVILADDAKFGHRTFINTLPFTAITTLVTNRPPSAEFATCLEHAHVDILYP, encoded by the coding sequence GCTTAACCAGCCGCGTCTCGACGAAATCATGCTCATGCTCACCCAACATCAGCGCGTCAAAGCGTCGGACCTGGCGCAAGCGTTGTTTGTCAGCGAAGAAACCATTCGCCGCGACTTCAAATACCTGGAGGAGGCCGGCAAGTTGCGCCGCATCCATGGCGGCGCGATCTTGCCCAGGCTTAACGAAGAGCAGCCGCTGCAAGTGCGCACCCGCATCAAGGCTCAGGCCAAGAACCGCATGGCTGCCTGCGCGGCAAAATTGGTCAGCGAGGGCATGGTGCTGTTTCTCGATACCGGCACCTCGACCTTGGCCCTGGCCCAGCAATTGATCGGTTTCAGCCAGCTGCGCATCATCACCAACTCGCTGGACATCGCCCAGTTGATCACCCAGCAAAGCAGTAACCAGGTGCTGGTGGTGCCCGGCGACGTGCGCCGCAATGACAATGCGCTGATCGGCGCCCATACCCTGGAATTCGTCCGGCAGTTTCACTACGACATCGCCTTCATGGGCATCGGCGCGGTGGACCTGCAGTTGGGCTTTATGGACTACCAGGAGCCCGAGGCGCTGCTGCGTCGCACCCTGACCCAGCACTGTCTGCGCAGCGTCATCCTCGCGGACGACGCCAAGTTCGGCCATCGCACGTTCATCAACACATTGCCATTCACTGCCATCACCACTTTGGTCACTAATCGCCCTCCGTCCGCGGAGTTTGCGACTTGCCTGGAGCACGCCCATGTCGACATCCTTTACCCCTGA